One genomic segment of Amycolatopsis sp. WQ 127309 includes these proteins:
- a CDS encoding L-rhamnose mutarotase, which translates to MPRYCFCLQVKPDRAAEYAERHRAVWPEMRQALHDTGWRNYSLFLREDGLLIGYVEADDLAAAQAAMARTEVNTRWQAAMAEFFTGLDGGPPDEGFRLLHEVFHLETPSVREGQ; encoded by the coding sequence ATGCCCCGTTACTGCTTCTGCCTGCAGGTGAAGCCGGACCGCGCGGCCGAGTACGCCGAACGGCACCGCGCGGTGTGGCCGGAGATGCGCCAGGCCCTGCACGACACGGGCTGGCGCAACTACTCGCTCTTCCTGCGCGAGGACGGCCTGCTCATCGGCTACGTCGAAGCCGACGACCTCGCCGCCGCGCAGGCCGCGATGGCCCGCACCGAGGTCAACACCCGCTGGCAGGCGGCGATGGCGGAGTTCTTCACCGGCCTCGACGGCGGCCCACCCGACGAGGGGTTCCGGCTGCTGCACGAGGTCTTCCACCTCGAAACCCCCTCCGTCCGGGAAGGACAGTGA
- a CDS encoding ABC transporter permease — protein MSDTGNRFGRLLSWDAAVVLVTVVVVLVASGAVENFGTSRNFTFLLLDLLPIALIALPMTFIIVTGEIDLSVASTLGLTSAVMGSLWDAGLSIETIIPLCILLGAILGAVNGFFVTVLKLPALAVTIGTLALYRGLAFVVLGDGAVADFPRDYTSWVTGTIGDGPIPNVLIPLIVVAALFGLVLHATPVGRSVFAAGAGEQAARFAGIRTGRLKFWLYVVSGAVAGVAGVLWTLRYSSARADNGFGLELAVVAAVLLGGVSIFGGKGTLPGVLAGVVLLASLQNALRLQDVSNEALNIVTGVLLIVSVLLPNIVSSARTALRRRNRATATGAVSPER, from the coding sequence ATGTCTGACACCGGGAACCGGTTCGGCAGGCTGCTCAGCTGGGACGCCGCGGTCGTGCTCGTGACGGTCGTCGTGGTGCTGGTGGCCTCCGGCGCCGTCGAGAACTTCGGCACCAGCCGCAACTTCACCTTCCTGCTGCTCGACCTGCTGCCGATCGCGCTGATCGCGCTGCCGATGACGTTCATCATCGTCACCGGCGAGATCGACCTTTCGGTGGCGAGCACGCTCGGGCTGACGTCCGCGGTGATGGGCTCGCTGTGGGACGCGGGCCTCTCGATCGAGACGATCATCCCGCTGTGCATCCTGCTCGGCGCGATCCTCGGCGCGGTGAACGGCTTCTTCGTCACCGTCCTGAAACTGCCCGCCCTCGCCGTCACGATCGGCACGCTCGCGCTGTACCGCGGCCTGGCGTTCGTCGTCCTCGGCGACGGCGCCGTCGCCGACTTCCCGCGCGACTACACGAGCTGGGTCACCGGGACCATCGGCGACGGCCCGATCCCGAACGTCCTGATCCCGCTGATCGTGGTGGCGGCGCTGTTCGGCCTGGTGCTGCACGCGACGCCGGTCGGCCGCAGCGTCTTCGCGGCCGGCGCCGGCGAGCAGGCCGCGCGGTTCGCCGGGATCCGCACCGGGCGGCTGAAGTTCTGGCTCTACGTCGTGAGCGGCGCGGTCGCCGGGGTCGCCGGCGTGCTGTGGACGCTGCGTTACTCCAGCGCCCGCGCGGACAACGGCTTCGGCCTCGAACTCGCCGTCGTGGCCGCGGTCCTGCTGGGCGGCGTGTCCATCTTCGGCGGCAAGGGCACCCTGCCCGGCGTGCTCGCCGGCGTGGTGCTGCTGGCCTCCCTGCAGAACGCCCTGCGCCTGCAGGACGTCTCGAACGAGGCGCTCAACATCGTGACCGGCGTGCTCCTGATCGTGTCGGTCCTGCTCCCCAACATCGTGTCCTCGGCCCGAACGGCGCTCCGGCGGCGGAACCGGGCCACAGCTACCGGCGCGGTATCCCCAGAAAGGTGA
- the rhaS gene encoding rhamnose ABC transporter substrate-binding protein: protein MSRRFITGAVSAGLVLVLAACSGTTKNDSTDAGAQQSTAAANPNAAAKEGVKMAFLPKQLNNPYSDIEVSGGKTALDELKGEYKLVGPNDASASSQVSYINTLIQQQQNVIGIAANDPNAVCPSLNQARTAGIKVVAFDSDAAKDCRDVFINQATTQGIGEALAKQAKDLSGGSGEIAVLSATPNATNQNAWIEVLKKELAKPDYAGLKLDKIAYGNDDDQKSFQEAQGLLQSFPNLKVIVSPTTVGIAAAARYVSSSSYKGKVAVTGLGTPNQMRAFVKDGTVKQFALWNPADIGYLAAYAGVALSSGQITGAEGQKFKAGKLGEYTIGASGEIVLGPPTTFDANNIDKFNF, encoded by the coding sequence ATGTCCCGACGGTTCATCACCGGCGCAGTGTCGGCCGGGCTGGTGCTCGTCCTGGCCGCCTGCAGCGGCACGACGAAGAACGACAGCACCGATGCCGGTGCCCAGCAGTCCACGGCGGCGGCGAACCCGAACGCCGCGGCCAAGGAGGGCGTCAAGATGGCGTTCCTCCCCAAGCAGCTCAACAACCCCTACAGCGACATCGAGGTCAGCGGCGGCAAGACCGCGCTCGACGAGCTGAAGGGCGAGTACAAGCTGGTCGGCCCGAACGACGCGAGCGCGTCGTCGCAGGTCAGCTACATCAACACGCTGATCCAGCAGCAGCAGAACGTGATCGGCATCGCCGCGAACGACCCGAACGCGGTCTGCCCGTCGCTCAATCAAGCCCGCACCGCCGGCATCAAGGTCGTCGCCTTCGACTCCGACGCCGCCAAGGACTGCCGCGACGTCTTCATCAACCAGGCCACCACCCAGGGCATCGGCGAGGCGCTGGCCAAGCAGGCCAAGGACCTCTCCGGCGGCTCCGGCGAGATCGCGGTCCTGTCCGCGACGCCGAACGCCACCAACCAGAACGCCTGGATCGAGGTCCTCAAGAAGGAGCTCGCCAAGCCGGACTACGCGGGCCTGAAGCTGGACAAGATCGCCTACGGCAACGACGACGACCAGAAGTCGTTCCAGGAGGCCCAGGGCCTGCTGCAGTCGTTCCCGAACCTCAAGGTGATCGTCTCGCCGACCACCGTGGGCATCGCGGCCGCCGCGCGCTACGTCAGCTCGTCGAGCTACAAGGGCAAGGTCGCGGTGACCGGGCTCGGCACGCCGAACCAGATGCGCGCGTTCGTCAAGGACGGCACCGTGAAGCAGTTCGCGCTGTGGAACCCGGCCGACATCGGCTACCTCGCCGCGTACGCCGGCGTCGCGCTCAGCTCCGGCCAGATCACCGGCGCCGAGGGCCAGAAGTTCAAGGCCGGCAAGCTCGGTGAGTACACCATCGGCGCGAGCGGTGAGATCGTCCTCGGCCCGCCGACGACCTTCGACGCGAACAACATCGACAAGTTCAACTTCTGA
- the rhaI gene encoding L-rhamnose isomerase yields the protein MTAVKQALRAQRIETPSWAYANSGTRFKVFPQPGVPRTAEEKIADAATVHRFTGIAPSVALHIPWDRVDDYGALTAYARDLGVEIGAINTNVFQDEDYKLGSVTNPEAGIRRKATDHLLEAISIMDATGSRDLKLWFSDGINYPGQDDIRDRQDRLAAALKETYDRLGDDQRILLEYKLFEPAFYATDVPDWGTSYAHCMELGEKATVCIDTGHHAPGTNIEFIVAFLLRAGKLGAFDFNSRFYADDDLMAGAADPFQLFRIMYEIVRGDALDPAYGIAFMLDQCHNIEAKIPAIIRSVLNVQEATAKALLVDRDDLRAAQQAGNVLEANAVLMDAYNTDVRPLLAEIREEDGLDPDPVAAYHRSGYQDKIVAERAGGTQAGWGA from the coding sequence ATGACGGCCGTGAAACAGGCCCTGCGGGCGCAGCGCATCGAGACGCCGTCGTGGGCGTACGCCAACTCGGGCACCCGCTTCAAGGTGTTCCCGCAGCCCGGCGTCCCGCGCACGGCCGAAGAGAAGATCGCCGACGCCGCGACCGTGCACCGGTTCACCGGCATCGCGCCGAGCGTGGCGCTGCACATCCCGTGGGACCGCGTCGACGACTACGGCGCCCTCACCGCGTACGCGCGCGACCTCGGCGTCGAGATCGGCGCCATCAACACCAACGTCTTCCAGGACGAGGACTACAAGCTCGGCTCGGTGACCAACCCCGAGGCCGGGATCCGCCGCAAGGCGACCGACCACCTGCTCGAGGCGATCTCCATCATGGACGCCACGGGCTCCCGCGACCTGAAGCTGTGGTTCTCCGACGGCATCAACTACCCGGGCCAGGACGACATCCGCGACCGCCAGGACCGCCTCGCCGCGGCCCTGAAGGAGACCTACGACCGGCTCGGCGACGACCAGCGGATCCTGCTGGAGTACAAGCTGTTCGAGCCCGCCTTCTACGCCACCGACGTCCCGGACTGGGGCACGTCGTACGCGCACTGCATGGAGCTGGGCGAGAAGGCCACGGTCTGCATCGACACCGGCCACCACGCGCCCGGCACGAACATCGAGTTCATCGTGGCGTTCCTGCTGCGCGCCGGGAAGCTCGGCGCGTTCGACTTCAACTCCCGCTTCTACGCAGACGACGACCTGATGGCCGGCGCGGCCGACCCGTTCCAGCTGTTCCGGATCATGTACGAGATCGTCCGCGGCGACGCCCTCGACCCGGCCTACGGCATCGCGTTCATGCTCGACCAGTGCCACAACATCGAGGCCAAGATCCCGGCGATCATCCGCTCGGTGCTCAACGTCCAGGAGGCGACGGCCAAGGCGCTGCTCGTCGACCGCGACGACCTGCGCGCCGCCCAGCAGGCCGGCAACGTCCTCGAAGCCAACGCCGTCCTGATGGACGCCTACAACACCGACGTCAGGCCGCTGCTGGCCGAAATCCGCGAAGAAGACGGGCTCGACCCCGACCCGGTCGCGGCCTACCACCGCAGCGGGTACCAGGACAAGATCGTGGCCGAGCGCGCCGGCGGCACGCAGGCCGGATGGGGAGCATGA
- a CDS encoding sugar ABC transporter ATP-binding protein, protein MTRQDPGRAPLLEVRGVSKSFGAVAAVAGVSFPLHAGEAHALVGENGAGKSTIVKMLAGVHKPDDGTLLLDGEPVTFGSPADAKAAGIAVIYQEPTLFPDLSVAENIVMGRHPRKSLGRIDRAAIRAEADRLFKRLGVRIDPARPARGLSIADQQIVEIAKALSADARVLIMDEPTAALSRVEVERLFTVARTLREEGAAIMFISHRFEEITELCQRVTIMRDGKHVSTDLVADVTVDEMVHRMVGRDLDALFPKQDVEPGAVVLEVEGLAREGVFRDISFSVRAGEIVAFAGLVGSGRSEVVQAVFGVDERDAGVVRVNGKKLKAHSSRAAMNAGMALVPEDRRQQGLIMDLSIERNVTLPRSGALAKLGFLSGGSERQEAAHWTERLRTKYRRLGDPVGTLSGGNQQKVVLAKWLAMAPKVLIVDEPTRGIDVGTKAEVHRLMSSLAAEGVAVVMVSSELPEVLGMADRVLVMREGRIVAELPRAEATEDSVMFAAMGQGAAA, encoded by the coding sequence ATGACGCGGCAGGACCCGGGCCGAGCCCCTCTGCTGGAGGTGCGCGGCGTGAGCAAGTCGTTCGGCGCCGTCGCGGCGGTCGCCGGAGTGTCGTTCCCCCTGCACGCCGGAGAGGCCCACGCGCTGGTCGGGGAGAACGGCGCCGGCAAGTCGACGATCGTCAAGATGCTGGCCGGCGTGCACAAGCCCGACGACGGCACGCTGCTGCTCGACGGCGAGCCGGTCACGTTCGGCTCCCCGGCCGACGCCAAGGCCGCCGGCATCGCGGTGATCTACCAGGAGCCCACGCTGTTCCCCGACCTTTCGGTCGCGGAGAACATCGTCATGGGCCGTCACCCGCGCAAGAGCCTCGGCCGCATCGACCGGGCCGCGATCCGCGCCGAAGCCGACCGGCTGTTCAAGCGGCTCGGCGTCCGGATCGACCCGGCCCGCCCGGCCCGCGGGCTGTCGATCGCCGACCAGCAGATCGTCGAGATCGCCAAGGCGTTGAGCGCGGACGCCCGCGTGCTGATCATGGACGAGCCGACCGCCGCGCTGAGCCGCGTCGAGGTCGAGCGGCTGTTCACGGTCGCGCGGACGCTGCGTGAGGAAGGTGCGGCGATCATGTTCATCTCGCACCGCTTCGAGGAGATCACCGAGCTCTGCCAGCGCGTCACGATCATGCGCGACGGCAAGCACGTCTCCACCGACCTGGTCGCCGACGTCACGGTCGACGAGATGGTCCACCGCATGGTCGGGCGCGACCTGGACGCGTTGTTCCCCAAGCAGGACGTGGAACCCGGCGCCGTGGTCCTCGAAGTCGAAGGCCTGGCCCGGGAAGGCGTCTTCCGCGACATCTCCTTCTCGGTGCGCGCGGGGGAGATCGTCGCGTTCGCCGGGCTCGTCGGGTCCGGGCGCTCCGAGGTCGTCCAAGCCGTGTTCGGAGTGGACGAACGTGACGCCGGAGTCGTGCGCGTCAACGGAAAGAAGCTCAAGGCGCACTCGTCGCGGGCCGCGATGAACGCCGGGATGGCGCTGGTCCCCGAGGACCGGCGCCAGCAGGGCCTGATCATGGACCTGTCGATCGAGCGCAACGTGACGCTGCCGCGCTCCGGCGCGCTCGCGAAGCTCGGGTTCCTCTCCGGCGGGAGCGAACGGCAAGAGGCGGCGCACTGGACCGAGCGGCTGCGCACCAAGTACCGCCGCCTCGGCGACCCCGTCGGCACGCTGTCCGGCGGCAACCAGCAGAAGGTCGTGCTGGCCAAGTGGCTGGCGATGGCCCCGAAGGTCCTGATCGTGGACGAACCGACCCGCGGCATCGACGTCGGCACGAAGGCCGAGGTGCACCGGCTGATGTCGTCGCTCGCGGCCGAAGGCGTCGCCGTCGTCATGGTGTCGTCCGAACTGCCGGAGGTGCTGGGCATGGCCGACCGCGTGCTGGTGATGCGGGAGGGGCGGATCGTCGCCGAGCTCCCGCGCGCCGAAGCCACCGAAGACTCGGTCATGTTCGCCGCGATGGGACAGGGGGCCGCCGCGTGA
- a CDS encoding bifunctional aldolase/short-chain dehydrogenase gives MTVPEDLVARSNALGADPRNTNYAGGNTSAKGDLTDPVTGAPTEVLWVKGSGGDLGTLKESGLAVLRLDRLRALVDVYPGVEREDEMVAAFDYCLHGRGGAAPSIDTAMHGLVEASHVDHLHPDSGIALATAADGAALTKECFGDRVAWVDWRRPGFQLGLDIAAVKAANPQAIGVILGGHGITAWGATSEECERNSLDIIRTAEEFLAARGSAEPFGPVVPGFEALPDASRRQRAAALAPVVRGLASTDQRVVGHYTDSDAVLEFLAREKLAPLSALGTSCPDHFLRTKVRPLVVDLPSSAPLEDVVARLKELHAEYRDEYRAYYERHATPDSPAMRGADPAIVLVPGVGMFSFGKDKQTARVAGEFYVNAINVMRGAESVSTYAPIAESEKFRIEYWALEEAKLQRMPKPKPLAGRIALVTGAGSGIGKAIALRLAAEGACVTIADLNASAASEVAAEIGGLAVTADVTDADAVQAAIDATVLAFGGIDLVVNNAGLSISKPLLETTERDWDLQHDVMAKGSFLVARAAAKAMIDQDNGGDIVYISSKNSVFAGPNNVAYGAAKADQAHQVRLLAAELGAYGIRVNGVNPDGVVQGSGIFAGGWGAQRAAVYGVEEAKLGEFYAQRTILKREVLPEHVAAAVFALTGGDLTHTTGLHVPVDAGVAAAFLR, from the coding sequence ATGACCGTGCCGGAGGACCTGGTGGCGCGCAGCAACGCGCTCGGCGCCGACCCGCGGAACACCAACTACGCCGGCGGCAACACCTCCGCCAAGGGCGACCTCACCGACCCGGTCACCGGCGCGCCGACCGAGGTGCTGTGGGTCAAGGGCTCCGGCGGCGACCTCGGGACGCTCAAGGAGTCCGGGCTCGCCGTGCTGCGGCTCGACCGGCTGCGCGCGCTCGTCGACGTCTACCCGGGCGTCGAGCGCGAAGACGAGATGGTCGCCGCGTTCGACTACTGCCTGCACGGCCGCGGCGGCGCGGCCCCCTCGATCGACACCGCGATGCACGGGCTCGTCGAGGCCTCGCACGTCGACCACCTGCACCCGGACTCCGGCATCGCCCTGGCCACGGCGGCCGACGGCGCCGCCCTGACCAAGGAGTGCTTCGGCGACCGCGTCGCGTGGGTCGACTGGCGGCGTCCCGGCTTCCAGCTGGGTCTCGACATCGCCGCGGTCAAGGCGGCCAACCCGCAGGCCATCGGCGTCATCCTCGGCGGCCACGGCATCACCGCGTGGGGCGCGACCTCGGAGGAGTGCGAGCGCAACTCCCTCGACATCATCCGCACGGCCGAGGAGTTCCTGGCCGCGCGGGGTTCGGCCGAGCCGTTCGGTCCCGTCGTCCCCGGCTTCGAGGCGCTGCCTGACGCTTCACGTAGGCAGCGCGCGGCCGCGTTGGCTCCGGTGGTCCGCGGACTCGCGTCGACCGACCAGCGCGTCGTCGGGCACTACACCGACAGCGACGCCGTCCTCGAGTTCCTGGCCCGCGAGAAGCTCGCACCCCTCTCCGCACTCGGGACGTCCTGCCCGGACCACTTCCTGCGCACCAAGGTCCGGCCGCTCGTCGTCGACCTGCCCAGCTCGGCGCCCCTGGAGGACGTCGTCGCGCGGTTGAAGGAACTGCACGCCGAGTACCGCGACGAATACCGTGCCTACTACGAGCGGCACGCGACCCCGGACTCGCCCGCGATGCGCGGGGCCGACCCGGCGATCGTGCTCGTGCCCGGCGTCGGGATGTTCTCGTTCGGCAAGGACAAGCAGACCGCCCGGGTGGCGGGGGAGTTCTACGTCAACGCGATCAACGTCATGCGTGGCGCGGAATCCGTCTCGACGTACGCGCCGATCGCCGAGAGCGAGAAGTTCCGCATCGAGTACTGGGCCCTCGAAGAGGCCAAGCTGCAGCGGATGCCAAAGCCGAAACCCCTCGCCGGGCGGATCGCGCTGGTGACCGGCGCCGGCTCGGGCATCGGCAAGGCCATCGCGCTGCGGCTCGCCGCCGAGGGCGCGTGCGTCACGATCGCCGACCTGAACGCTTCCGCCGCTTCTGAAGTCGCCGCAGAAATCGGCGGTCTCGCGGTGACGGCCGACGTCACCGACGCCGACGCCGTGCAGGCCGCGATCGACGCGACCGTGCTGGCCTTCGGCGGGATCGACCTGGTCGTCAACAACGCCGGGCTGTCCATCTCGAAGCCGCTGCTGGAGACGACCGAACGCGACTGGGACCTGCAGCACGACGTCATGGCCAAGGGCTCGTTCCTCGTCGCGCGCGCCGCGGCGAAGGCCATGATCGACCAGGACAACGGCGGCGACATCGTCTACATCTCGTCCAAGAACTCGGTGTTCGCGGGCCCCAACAACGTCGCCTACGGCGCGGCCAAGGCCGACCAGGCCCACCAGGTCCGGCTCCTGGCCGCCGAACTTGGCGCGTACGGCATCCGCGTCAACGGCGTCAACCCGGACGGCGTCGTCCAGGGCTCCGGCATCTTCGCCGGCGGCTGGGGTGCGCAGCGCGCCGCGGTGTACGGCGTCGAGGAGGCGAAGCTCGGCGAGTTCTACGCCCAGCGGACCATCCTCAAGCGCGAGGTGCTGCCCGAGCACGTCGCGGCGGCGGTGTTCGCCCTCACCGGCGGCGACCTGACCCACACCACCGGCCTGCACGTGCCGGTGGACGCCGGGGTGGCCGCGGCGTTCCTGCGCTAA
- a CDS encoding L-fucose/L-arabinose isomerase family protein has protein sequence MTLDRITPRKTRVGLVAGGLGAYWPQFPKLLPQLQASARRVAERLSGMDCEVVDVGFVSDAQESAAAAEKLRVAGCDLIIGFLTTYLTSSMLAPVAQRSGAPVLLLNLQPTEAMDHESFDTGAWLAYCGACPLPEMANAFRRLGVEFRSVSGYLEDTRAWTRIERWIKAAGVRAAFRHGRHGLLGHLYPGMMDVSTDPTLVSGQLGGHVEILEIDDLRVRVEKVTESETADRVALACDVFTVDESVVDEDFAWGARVSVALDRLVEDFSLDSLAYYHRGLDGETHERVGAGFILGASLLTARGIPAVGEYELRTSLAMLLMDRLGAGGSFTELQALNFHDNVVEMGHDGPAHLGISARKPLLRGLGVYHGKRGWGVSVEFDVKQGPVTLCGLAQGLDGTFSLVASEGTVVPGPLLRIGNTTSRVDFGCDPGEWTDAWSASGIAHHWALGTGHRVAELTAVADLLGLELTVVRA, from the coding sequence ATGACCCTCGACCGCATCACGCCGCGCAAGACCCGCGTCGGGCTCGTCGCGGGCGGGCTCGGCGCGTACTGGCCGCAGTTCCCGAAGCTGCTGCCGCAGCTGCAGGCGTCGGCCCGGCGCGTCGCCGAACGACTGTCCGGAATGGACTGCGAGGTCGTCGACGTCGGGTTCGTCTCGGACGCCCAGGAGAGCGCGGCGGCCGCGGAGAAGCTGAGGGTCGCCGGGTGCGACCTGATCATCGGCTTCCTCACGACGTACCTGACGTCCAGCATGCTGGCGCCGGTCGCCCAGCGGTCGGGGGCGCCGGTGCTGCTGCTGAACCTGCAGCCCACCGAGGCGATGGACCACGAGTCCTTCGACACCGGCGCGTGGCTGGCCTACTGCGGCGCCTGCCCGCTGCCGGAGATGGCCAACGCGTTCCGCCGCCTCGGCGTCGAGTTCCGCTCGGTGTCCGGGTACCTGGAGGACACGCGCGCCTGGACGCGGATCGAGCGCTGGATCAAAGCGGCGGGCGTGCGGGCGGCGTTCCGCCACGGCCGCCACGGCCTGCTCGGGCACCTCTACCCGGGCATGATGGACGTCTCGACCGACCCGACGCTCGTGTCCGGCCAGCTCGGCGGGCACGTCGAGATCCTGGAGATCGACGACCTGCGCGTGCGCGTCGAGAAGGTCACCGAAAGCGAGACGGCCGACCGCGTCGCCCTGGCGTGCGACGTGTTCACTGTGGACGAGTCCGTTGTGGACGAAGACTTCGCTTGGGGTGCTCGCGTTTCTGTCGCTTTGGACCGGCTCGTCGAGGACTTCTCCCTCGACTCCCTCGCGTACTACCACCGCGGGCTCGACGGCGAGACCCACGAGCGCGTCGGCGCCGGGTTCATCCTCGGCGCGTCCCTGCTCACCGCCCGCGGCATCCCCGCCGTCGGCGAGTACGAGCTGCGGACGTCGCTGGCCATGCTGCTGATGGACCGGCTCGGCGCGGGCGGCTCGTTCACCGAGCTGCAGGCGCTGAACTTCCACGACAACGTGGTCGAGATGGGCCACGACGGCCCGGCCCACCTCGGCATCAGCGCCCGCAAGCCGCTGCTGCGCGGCCTGGGTGTCTACCACGGCAAGCGCGGCTGGGGCGTCTCGGTGGAGTTCGACGTCAAGCAGGGGCCGGTGACGCTCTGCGGGCTGGCCCAGGGCCTCGACGGCACGTTCTCGCTCGTCGCGTCCGAGGGCACGGTCGTGCCCGGGCCGCTGCTGCGGATCGGCAACACGACGTCCCGCGTCGACTTCGGGTGCGACCCGGGGGAGTGGACCGACGCCTGGTCGGCCAGCGGCATCGCGCACCACTGGGCGCTGGGCACCGGCCACCGCGTCGCCGAGCTGACGGCGGTGGCGGACCTGCTCGGGCTGGAGCTGACCGTGGTGCGGGCGTGA
- a CDS encoding LacI family DNA-binding transcriptional regulator yields the protein MTVQESGAEPRAAGMKDVAAAAGVSLGTVSNVLNRPDRVSPATRAKVEAAMAELRFVRNESARQLRAGRSRVLAYVMLDGSNPFFTDVAAGMEDAADESDLSLFLCNSAHQPSREEAYLGRLEQQRVQGILITPVDPDAPLLHEIARRGTPVVVVDRTPDGTAHCSVAVDDVYGGEIAVRHLIEQGHERIAFIGNHTTVGQVRDRRQGALRALAAAGLAPDRLVDLTTTALTVADGRGAGERLAGLPSAIRPTAAFCANDLVALGLLQTCATLRMRVPEDLAIVGYDDIEFAAAAAVPLTSVRQPRHRLGRTAAELLLAETTETAHEHRQVVFTPELVVRTSTLR from the coding sequence ATGACGGTCCAGGAGTCCGGCGCCGAGCCGAGAGCGGCGGGCATGAAGGACGTCGCCGCGGCCGCGGGCGTCTCCCTCGGCACGGTGTCCAACGTGCTGAACCGGCCCGACCGCGTCAGCCCCGCCACGCGCGCGAAGGTCGAGGCCGCGATGGCCGAACTCCGCTTCGTGCGCAACGAATCCGCGCGGCAGCTCCGGGCGGGCCGCAGCCGCGTGCTGGCCTACGTGATGCTCGACGGCAGCAACCCCTTCTTCACCGACGTCGCGGCCGGCATGGAAGACGCCGCCGACGAGAGCGACCTCTCCCTGTTCCTCTGCAACAGCGCCCACCAGCCGTCGCGGGAAGAGGCCTACCTCGGCCGCCTCGAACAGCAGCGCGTGCAAGGCATCCTCATCACGCCGGTCGACCCGGACGCGCCGCTGCTGCACGAGATCGCCCGCCGCGGCACGCCGGTCGTCGTCGTCGACCGCACCCCGGACGGCACCGCGCACTGCTCGGTGGCGGTCGACGACGTCTACGGCGGCGAGATCGCCGTCCGGCACCTGATCGAGCAGGGCCACGAGCGGATCGCGTTCATCGGCAACCACACGACGGTCGGCCAGGTGCGCGACCGCCGTCAGGGCGCGCTGCGCGCACTGGCCGCGGCCGGCCTGGCCCCGGACCGCCTGGTCGACCTCACGACGACGGCGCTGACGGTCGCCGACGGCCGCGGCGCCGGCGAGCGCCTGGCGGGCCTGCCGTCGGCGATCCGCCCGACCGCCGCGTTCTGCGCCAACGACCTGGTCGCCCTCGGCCTGCTGCAGACGTGCGCCACGCTGCGCATGCGCGTCCCGGAGGACCTGGCGATAGTGGGCTACGACGACATCGAGTTCGCCGCGGCGGCCGCGGTCCCCCTCACCTCGGTCCGCCAGCCCCGCCACCGCCTCGGCCGCACCGCGGCGGAGCTGCTACTGGCCGAAACCACCGAAACCGCCCACGAGCACCGGCAGGTCGTCTTCACCCCGGAACTGGTGGTACGCACCTCGACCCTGCGCTGA
- a CDS encoding ABC transporter permease: MNATEVAAPPRESLRERQSWTANVFKARESGIVLALIVLVVFTATQNSRFLSGQSIRDILLGTAILAVLAVGQAVVIITRNIDLSVGSVLGLSAFAVGSLMRDNPGLPVIVAVLAGIVVGAVCGLLNGVLVRFGQVPALVVTLGTLYAFRGVSFFWAGGQQINADKLPQSFLDFGTASILGIPWLVLIAVVVLVLAGIVLRSYRAGRELYAMGSSPQAAQLAGIKVGRNTSAAFLVSGALAGLAGVLFAARFGTVDAAAGTGYELNVVAAAVVGGVAVFGGSGSVWGAGLGALLLTVIGSALAVLDINQFWQQAIVGALILLAIGADRLVAVRVAKALKKRDSHV; encoded by the coding sequence GTGAACGCGACCGAGGTGGCCGCACCGCCGCGGGAGTCCCTGAGGGAACGGCAGTCGTGGACCGCGAACGTCTTCAAGGCCCGCGAGTCCGGGATCGTGCTGGCCCTGATCGTGCTGGTCGTGTTCACCGCGACGCAGAACTCCCGGTTCCTGTCCGGGCAGAGCATCCGCGACATCCTGCTCGGCACGGCGATCCTCGCGGTGCTGGCCGTCGGGCAGGCGGTCGTGATCATCACCCGCAACATCGACCTGTCGGTCGGGTCCGTGCTCGGCCTGTCGGCGTTCGCCGTCGGCTCGCTGATGCGCGACAACCCGGGCCTGCCGGTGATCGTCGCGGTGCTCGCCGGGATCGTCGTCGGCGCGGTCTGCGGCCTGCTCAACGGCGTGCTCGTGCGGTTCGGCCAGGTGCCGGCGCTGGTCGTCACCCTCGGCACGCTCTACGCCTTCCGCGGGGTCAGCTTCTTCTGGGCCGGCGGCCAGCAGATCAACGCCGACAAGCTGCCGCAGTCCTTCCTGGACTTCGGCACGGCGTCGATCCTCGGGATCCCGTGGCTGGTGCTGATCGCGGTGGTCGTGCTGGTGCTCGCCGGGATCGTGCTGCGCAGCTACCGCGCCGGCCGCGAGCTGTACGCCATGGGCTCCAGCCCGCAGGCGGCCCAGCTCGCGGGCATCAAGGTCGGCCGCAACACCAGCGCCGCGTTCCTGGTCAGCGGCGCGCTCGCCGGCCTGGCCGGGGTGCTGTTCGCGGCGCGGTTCGGCACCGTCGACGCCGCCGCGGGCACCGGCTACGAGCTGAACGTCGTCGCCGCGGCCGTCGTCGGCGGGGTCGCGGTGTTCGGCGGCAGCGGCTCGGTCTGGGGTGCCGGCCTCGGCGCGCTGCTGCTCACGGTCATCGGCAGCGCCCTGGCCGTGCTCGACATCAACCAGTTCTGGCAGCAGGCGATCGTCGGCGCGCTGATCCTGCTCGCGATCGGCGCCGACCGGCTGGTCGCCGTCCGGGTCGCCAAAGCACTGAAGAAGAGGGATTCCCATGTCTGA